One Bos taurus isolate L1 Dominette 01449 registration number 42190680 breed Hereford chromosome 14, ARS-UCD2.0, whole genome shotgun sequence genomic region harbors:
- the LOC100196897 gene encoding uncharacterized protein LOC100196897 gives MLARLLKKSADSRVPASFAEPREPAASRRCHCARIQGQSSSSAGWRLLSGTVRFVVTSMETERPTKAATAHLPRSWEVRNRYTEEGGQTSHVVLNALHELGRLPEVSLQGENWLHALNLLFRSSTLPGS, from the exons ATGCTAGCGAGGCTGCTGA AAAAGTCAGCAGACTCAAGGGTCCCCGCCTCCTTTGCTGAGCCCCGTGAGCCAGCTGCCTCTCGGCGGTGTCACTGTGCAAGAATCCAAGGGCAAAGCAGCAGCTCAGCGGGCTGGAGGCTTCTCTCTGGGACGGTCAGGTTCGTTGTCACCAGCATGGAGACAGAGAGACCTACTAAAGCAGCAACTGCTCATCTTCCTCGGTCCTGGGAAGTAAGAAACAGATACACTGAAGAAGGCGGCCAAACGAGTCA TGTTGTGTTGAATGCGCTGCATGAACTGGGAAGACTCCCCGAGGTGTCCCTTCAGGGTGAAAACTGGCTCCACGCCCTCAACTTGCTCTTCAGATCATCCACTCTCCCAGGGTCCTGA